DNA from Streptomyces sp. NBC_01476:
CCATCACGCCGATGTTCGGGGCCAGCGCCGAGACGAGGCTGCCCGCGGCGATCGCGGCCAGCACCACCAGCAGCGCCTTGTCCTTGCCCATCATGTCGGCGAGCCGTCCGAGGATCGGCGTGGCCACCGAGGCCGACAGCAGCCAGGCGATCAGCACCCACGACACTCCGGTCTGTGTGGTGTGCAGATCCTGCTGGATCGTCGGCAGCACCGGGCTGATCAGCGACTGCAGCATCGCGAAGGCCCCGGCGCCGGCCGCCAGCAGTACGAAGACCGCCCGGGCGGACGTCCGCGGGTGTTCTCTCCCGGGCAGCCCGGGAGCGGGCCTCCCGGCGGCGGCAGTGGCGGCAACACCGGAGGCAGAGGAGGCAGAGGAGGCAGAGGAGGCAGAGGTGGCGGGGGTAGCAGCGGAAGGCGTCGAGGACGCCGGATGCGAGGCAGACAACGGAAACCATCCCTTGCGGCGCCAGGGCCGGACCAGGCCGCCGCTGCACGCCTATACTGAGAAGACGACTCCGAATATCCGGAGCTCGATTATTACTTTACCGATAACGTCACTCCGTTTCAACTGGAGGGGAGACCGGCCATGCCCGTCGACCTCAGCGCCCTGCGTGCACCGCGGCCGCACCGCGCCGACGCGGCCCGCAATTACGACCGCCTGCTCGCGGCGGCCCGTGTGGTCTTCACCGAGTACGGGGCCGATGCCCCCCTCGACGAGATCGCGCGCCGGGTGGGGGTCGGGATCGCCACGCTTTACCGCAACTTCCCCACCCGGGAGTCCTTGCTGGAGAACGTCTACCTCACCGAGGTCGAGGCGGTGTGCCGTGCGGCCCAGAGCCTGGACGGCCAAGAACCCTGGAAGGCCATCACCGAATGGCTGCACCGCTTTGTCGACTACGTCGCGACCAAGCGCGCCGTCGCCACCAGCCTCGACCACGACTCCCCGGTCTACCGCAGCTGCATCCAGGCCCTGTTCGAGGCCGGCGGGCCGCTGCTGGAACGCGCCCAGACAGCAGGGCTCATGCGCACCGACGTCGACATCGACGACGTCATGCGCTTCGTCATGGCCTACGCCACCGTCAACTTCGCCGGCGCCGAGCAGCGCGACAGGATGCTCCAGATCGCCTTCGACGGCCTGCGGCGCAGCAGCCAGTTCCCCGCCTGAGCACGCCGGCTGCCGGGCCTACCGGGGTTCGCCGTGACCACGGTGTTCTCCTCTATGCCGCACGTGACGCAGCCGGACCGGCGTACGCCTCACGAGCCAGCCACAGGAAGCAAGCAGATTCCGCCTGGCCATCCCGCGGACCCGGCGCGGGACCACGCTGTTGGTGGCCGGCCTGGCCACGAGCCGTGGAGGAGGCGGGCGTTGAGGAAGCGGTGAAGGCCGGCCGGGCTGGACTTGCCGCAGTCGCGTCGTGGTGGACCGCACTCCGGCGCCTCTGTCAGCTGTTCGGGGTTGTTGCATCCGGCTCGTGCAGGTGGGACTGTGCGTGCTGGCAGCCCTTGCGGGCGTGCGGTGGGACATCGATCTGCCCTGCGAGGTGAGGCCGCCCTGTGCGATGGTGGTCGTATGGCCGGCGAGGTGAGGTTCGAGCCCGATCTGTATCGGGGCACCGCCGGTTACTACGACAGGTTCCGGCTGCCCTATCCCGACGTGATGATCGCCGACCTCGCGCGCCGGACAGCCCCCTCGGGGCGCGGACGCTTGCTCGACCTGGCATGCGGCACCGGCCAGCTCGCCTTTCCGCTGCGCGGTTGGTTCGCCGACGTATGGGCTGTGGACGCCGAACCCGGCATGACCGAGGTGGTCCGTGCCAAGGCGACCGACGCCGGTGCGGCCCAGATCCGGACGGTCACTGCCGGCGCGGAGGAATTGCGTGCCGAGCCGGAGAGCTTCGAACTGATCGTCATCGGCAATGCCTTCCACCGGCTCCGCCGCCCCCTGGTTGCCGAGCGCGCTCACACCTGGCTGAAGCCCGGTGGCTGTCTCGCGCTGTGCTGGTCCACCAGCCCGTGGGCGGGCACCCACGACTGGCAGCGGGCGCTCGACCGCCTGCTGCGCAGATGGCAGAACGATCTCGGGGCGTCCGGCCGCGTTCCGCCCGGCTGGGACCAGGCAAGGAAGCGGGACCCCGACCACGCGGTTTTGTCCCGGGCCGGGTTCGAGCCTGCCGGACGTCACGAGTTCGCTGTCGAGTACCAGTGGGCGATTGGTGAGCTCGCCGGGCACATTCGGTCGACGTCCTTCCTGCCGCCCTCGGTGCTCGCAAGCCACGCCGCCGAGTTCGATGCCGACCTCACCACCGAACTGAGCGGTCACACGGTTGACGGCCGGCTCACCGAAACGGTGAGCTTCGCTTATGAGTTGGTCCGTAAGCCAGTTCATGGGTGATCGCCGGGGGACCGTAGCGGTCACCGGGCGAGCAGGCGGCCCGGAAGCCTCCCGCGCCGCCGTCGGGAAGTAGTCGGACGCTCGATGAGAGGGCCAGGTCTTCGGGAGCGTGGATGACTTGGGCGTAGATCTCGTTTCGTTCGGACAGTTCGTCGTTGTGCTGGCGTAGCCGTTTGTTGGCCGTTCTGAGGTCGTCGACTTCGGCCCGGAGGGTTTGGAAGGCGGCGGGGATTCCGTTCACGGATTCCCGGGCTTCTTCACAAACCAGTCCGTCATAGCGTCGTGCCCTCAACGGCTCCGGAGCCGTTGAGGGCACGACGCTATGACGGACTGGTCCTGTCGCAGCCGCGGCGCGTTCGGCGGTGGTCCTTCACACCGTCGGCCAAGACGCGTCCGGCAAGGGTCAGGCGTAGGTGTAGACGGCGGGGAGTGTGGTGGTGCCGGAGGCGGTCCTGACGGTGACGGCGGCTGTTCCGGCGGCCGGGTTGGGGGGGACGACGACGGTCAGGACGGTGTCGGACTGGACGCTGTACTGGACGAGTACGCCGTTGAACGTCACCGAGTCCGTGGTCGACAGGTTCAGACCGTAGAGGTTGATGACGTTTCCGCCGGCGACCGGTCCGGTGCTGGGGCTCAGGGTGCTGAGGAAGGGCGGATCGATGTACGCGTAGGTGATGGTTCCGGGGGTGGCGCCGCCGGCTGTCGTGACGGTGACGGGGACCAGGCCGGGGGCGGCCGCGGGCGGGACGGTGACGGTGATGAGCTGGTCGCTGACGACGGTGGGCACGGCGGGTGTTGGGCCGAACCGTACCTGGGTGGCGGTGCCGAGCTTGTTGCCGTGGATGTTGATGATGTTCCGGCCGGGGGTCGGGCCGGCGTCGGGGCTGAGGCTTTCCAGTGTGCCGCCGGGCGAGTAGACGTACGGTTTGGGGTTGCTCGTGCCTCCCGGGGTGGTGACGGTGAGCTGGGCGACGCCGACGCCGGGCGGGGCGACCACGAGGATCTGAGCGGGTGTGTTCGCCATGATGGTGCCGGGTACCTGGCCGAACCTCACCGCCGTGGTGCCGTTCAGATTGGTGCCGGTGATGGTCACGATGTTGCCGCCGGCTTCCGGCCCGGCTGCTGGGCTGATCATGTTGATGAGTGCGAGGACGGTGACGGTGTTGGCGCCGCTGTTGGACACGTAGGCGGTCAGTCCACTGGCGGCGACCCCTACCCCGGTCGGCTGATGGCCGACGCTGATGGTGTTGCTCACCGTGTTCGTGGTGGTGTCGATGTAGCTGACGTTGTCGGAGCCGTTGTTCGCGACGTAGACGTGGCTGTTGTCCGGGGTGACCGTCACGCCCCACGGTGCGGTGCCCACCGGGATGGTGGCGGTGATCGTCCGGGTGGCGGTGCTGATCACGCTGACGGTGTTGGCGGTGCTGTTGGCCACGTACAGGTACTTGCTGTCGGTGGTGATCGCCGCGCCGTAGGGGGCCGACAAGCCGGGGACGGTCGCCACGACCGTGTTGGTGACCGTGCTGATCACGCTGACGGAGCTGCCGCCCTGGTTGGTGACATAGACCTCCAGGTCGTTGGGGGCAGTCACGACCCAGGTGGGCTTGAGCCCGACCGGGATGGTCGCGACGACGGCGCGGGTGACGGTGCTGATGACGCTGACGGTGTTCGAGTCCTGGTTGGCGACGTAGGCGAACAGGCCGTCGGGGCCGACCTGGATACCGAAGGGGCTCTTGCCCACCCCGATGGTGTTGGTGACCGCGAAGAGGTTCCGCTGCACCACACTGACGCTGTTGCCACCGCTGTTGGCCACGTAGAGGTACACGTTGTCCGGGGTGAGCGAGACCCCAGCGGGGGCGGTCAGCGGAGCCGCGGGGGTGGAGATGGTGAGCGTTCCGGTGTCGAGGATGCTGACGGTGCCCGAGGCTTGGCTGGCCGCGAAGGCGAGCGGTGGACCGAGGGGGCTGGTCGCCAGTCCCAGCGGTCTGGTCCCCGCCGGGAGTGTGGCGATCACCTGCGGGGCCGGGGCGACGAGACTTGCCGAGAGGGCGTGGATGGACGGAGCCGGAAGCGCGACTTTTTCCGCGGGTGCGGTGGCGGTGCCGGCGGGGGCGGGGGCGCTTTTGGGGGTGCCACCGGATTCCTGCTTGGACTTCGTGGGCATGACTGTCTCCTTGAGCGGGTGAGGTGAGCGAGAACGATGAGCCGAACGCGTTGAAACGGTGGGCCGAACGTATGGAGCGGAACCGGAACGGACGGATTACGGTTCGCCGGCAGGGCGGAGAATGCCTTTTCCCGGGCCGGAACCGGCTTGTGCAAGGGCCGGCGGGGGCGTCGGGGTGTCATCCCGCAGGCGGGCTCAGCGGGGTTGTTCGCCGCCCTGCCGGGCGGTCATGAGGGCGGGTTGCCAGGAACTCGGCAGACGCGGGCCTGGACCGCCACTGGCGATTGCGAAGTCATCTGGTGGGAGAGAGTCCGTTGCGGCGCCGTGAGCGCCACCGCCGCCTGGCCTGACGTCCAGGCCGGTGAGCGGGCAAGCCGACCGGCAATCCACCGGCGAGAATGAGCGGCTCGCCTGAAGAGATGTGACTACTAACCCATGAGAGTGAAACGATCGACAATAGCCTTGACTCGGGTTCACCCGAACGGTGGAGCGCTCGACACGGCGGCGCATCCGGCGTACCCCTGACGGCACGACGCGCCCCAGGATCAGCGCGGACCCGGACCCCGCGCCGCTTGAACCCACCGGGGGCGGGAGATGGTGCCGGTGCCCAGGGCCACCGAGCCGTCACGGTCCAGGGTCCGGTCGGCGAAGGCGGTGCGGGTGCGGGTGCCCGGGGTGGCCGAACTCCCGATCTGCCGGCAGCCGGGCGGCTGTCGGGCAGGCGGCCTGTGCCGCGCTGTTCCACCAGCGGCGGATCGGCTCGGCCGCGAGCGGGACGGTGGCCTGGTCGGTGCCCCGTTGACCCAGCCGGTGTTCGCGGCGATGTCGCGGACCCCGTAGAGCACCGCTCTGCCCAGCGGCGTACGCGGCCGGAGGGCCCGCCGGGAGATGGGGCCGCCGCAGGACCGTACGCCGCGGGTGGCGGATGAGTGTCGCTCCCGCGTCCTTGTCAGACCGCTCGGATCGCGGCCACGACGCGGCGCAGCGGCAACTCCAGCCGGCGGCCGGGGCGCGCCCAGCGGGTGAGGGCCCTCTTGGCGGTTTCCGCGCGTCGTTCGGTGAGGTTCGGCAGATAGAGAGCGTCGACCAGTAGGGATGCGGCGTCGGCCGAGTCCACCGCGAGGATGAAGACGCGCCGCTCGTCGGACCGTACAAGGAAGCCGGACCGGCGCAGCAGGGGCGCGAGCCCGTCGCGGGCCCGCGGGTTGGGCCACGGTTGGCGGACGGTACGCAGACTGGTCATCACCCGGGCCCAACCGAGCAGACCCGCCGCGGAGAGCCCCGACTGACAGGGCACGAGTGCCGCCAGCGTTCCGCCGGGCCGCAGGACGCGCCGGATCTCGTCCAGTACCTGGGGCAGTGGGGTCAGGACCGGCAGACACATCGCGGCGCAAACGGCCCCGACAGACTCCGAAGCGACCGGTAGGGCGTCCGCACTCGCCCGGATCAAGGGCCGCGGCCGAGGCGTGCGGCCTCGGCGAGCTCCCCGGCCGAGGAATCGACGCCGATCCAGCCCTCGTGCGGGAGCACCGCGCGGGTCGGCGCCGAGCCGCAGGCCAGGTCGAGCACGGTGCCGGCTTCGGTGCGCAGTGCTTCGGCCAGCCAGGTGTACGGGGAGGAGTCGGCCTGCTGGAAGAGGCGCTCGGTGATGCCGGAGCGCGTGTCGTGATAAGCGCTGAGGTAGCGGCGCCAGTCCCGTTCGTCCATTGAGCTGCTCCTTACCGATGCGCCGTTGGGCCGTTCCCTACCGGTGCGCCGTGCCTCCGTGTCTCCGTGCGCCCGTGCGCCGTGCGGCGTTCTGACGGGCGACCAGCCCGCAGCCCCGCAGCCCCGCAGCCCCGCGTACCCGCGGTCCGCGGGCCCGTCGGGAACCCTTCTGGGTCCCGGGACCTTCCGTGCGGCGACACGCCGGACCCGCTGAGAAGGCGGCGCGGCGACGATCTGCAGAAGATGGGCGCGAGAGGGAAAGGCAGAACCGCTGTGGCGGCCCCACAGCGTCCGCCGTCCCGTTACGAATGTGTCGGCCAGTGTCCGAGAACCGGAGAACTCGCACGATGAGCGCATACGACCTGGTGGTCATCGGCGGCGGCAGCGCGGGACTGACGGCCGCCCGCACTGCGGCCCGCCTGGGCGCACGCACGCTGCTCGTCGAGCGGGACCGGCTCGGCGGGGACTGCCTGTGGACCGGATGTGTGCCCAGCAAGGCACTGCTGCACGTGGCGGCCGAGGTGCACTCCGCCCGCCGCGTGGGGGCTTACGGGCTCGCTGCCGCATCAGGTCCCGCCGACCTCGCGGCGGCCATGCGGCACGTCCGGCAGGCGATCGCGGTCATCGAGCCGCACGACTCCGCCGCATCGCTTGCCCCGCTCGGCGTCGAGGTCGCCCGCGGTCAGGCCGTGTTCACCGGAGCGCGCGCACTCACGATCGGGTCGGCCGGCGCGGCAAGGGAGGTCTCCTTCCGGTACGCGGTGATCGCCACCGGGTCGGCCCCGGTGTTGGTGCCCGTGCCGGGGCTGGCCGAGGCGCAGCCGCTGACCAGCGACACCGTGTGGGGCCTGGACGCCTTGCCGGGGCGGTTGGTGGTGCTGGGCGGCGGGGCGATCGGCTGCGAACTGGGCCAGGCCTTCGCCCGCCTCGGCTCGAAGGTGACGCTGGTGGAGGCCCTGGACCGGCTGCTGCCGCGCGAGGAACCCGCCGCTTCACAACTCGTCCAGGAGCGGCTGGAGGCCGAGGGCGTCCGGGTGCTGACCAGCTTCCGTGCGGAGAAGGTCGCCGATCGCACGGTGCACGGACCGGGCGATCCCCTGCCCTACGACGTGCTGCTCGCCGTGACCGGCCGGCGCGCCCGCACCGCCGGGCTGGGTGTGGAGGCGGCCGGGGTGGAGCTGACCGGGCGTGGCGAGGTCCGGGTCGATGACCGGCTGCGCAGCACCAACCCGCGGATCTACGCCGCCGGGGACGTCACCGGCCGTTCCGCGTTCACCCATCTGGGCGGGGTGCAGGGCGGGGCCGCTGCCGTGGACGCCCTGCTGGGGGTGCGGCAGCCCATCGACTACGGGGCGGTCCCGTGGGTGACGTTCACCGATCCCGAGGTCGCCCGGGTGGGGCTGAGCGCCGAGCAGGCCCGTGAACGCCATGGCGGGCGGGCGCGGGTCCGCCACCTGGGCGACGACCGGGTGGACCGGGCCGTCGCCGACGGCCGCACCGAAGGGTTCACCTCCCTCGTGCTCGGCCCGCGCGGCAGGATCGTCGGCGCGACGGTGGTCTCGCCGCGGGCCGGAGAGACCATCGCGCATCTGGCGGCGGCGGTACGGCTGGGCTGGACGGCGTCGCAGTACGCGGAGACCGTGCACCCGTATCCGGCCTACACCGACGGCCCCTGGCACGCCGCGCTCGGTGAGGTGTACGACCGGCTGACCCGCGCCGACCGGGCCACCGGAGCCCTGCTGCGGCTTCGCAGAGCGGTACGGCGATGATCCTGCGGCCCGTCCCGGGCGCGCTCTTCACCGCGATGGCGCAGGACCAGCCCGTCTCGTTCGATCCACAACCGCCCTACGTGAAGAGCAGGAGAGGCACTGATGGGAATCGCGGCGGCACTGCGCGCCCTGGAACACGCCACCCGTCCCTACGACCCCGAGTTCGCCGCGGCCATGGAAACCCGCTGGGCCGAACTGCCCGAGGCGGTCAGAACACCGGCCCAGATCATCGGCCGTCACGGCCTCAGCTGCGAGGGCACCCACGGCGTCTTCCCCCGGTGCAACCTGAAGTGCACCCCCTGCTACCACTCCCGCGACGCCAACCAGGTGCGCGTCGACGGCGCGCACACCCGCGAGCACGTCGCCGCCCAGATGGGACTTCTGCGCCGGCTGCGCGGCCCGCGCGGGCACGCGCAGCTCATCGGCGGCGAGGTGAGTCTGCTGCCGCCCGACGACCACGCCGCCGCCCTGGAGATCATGCGCGCGCACGGCCGCGAACCCATGAGTTTCACCCACGGCGACTTCGACTACGACTACCTCGAACGCCTCGCACTGGGCGACGACGGCACACCCCGCTTCGGACGGCTGTCGTTCGCCGCGCACTTCGACAAGTTCATGTACGGCCGGCGCGGCATCGAACGCCCCGCCAGCGAAGCGGAGTTGACCCCGTACCGCCGGCGGTTCGCCGAGATGTTCGCCCGGCTGCGCGCCGAGCACGGCGTACGCTCCTTCCTCGCGCACAACATGACCGTCACCCCCGGCAATCTCGACGAGATCGCGCAGGTCGTCCGGGACAGCCGCGCCCTGGGCTACGGCCTGTTCTCCTTCCAGCCCGCGGCGTTCCTCGGTGACGAGCGCCGCTGGAAGGAGGACTACCGGGAGGCGACCCCGGACGCGGTATGGGCGGAGATCGAACGCGGCGCCGGCACGCGACTGGACTACAACGTGTTCCACAACGGCGATGTGCGCTGCAACCGCACGGCTTACGGCTTCTACGCGGGCGACCGGTGGTTCCCGTTCCTCGACGGCGACGACCCGCACGACCTGGCCGTACGCGACGGGTTCTTCCGCCACTTCGGGAAAGTCATCTTCACCGGTACCCCGCCCGCCCTGCTGGCAGGCCGACTGCTGCGGGTGATCGTCCGCCACCCCGGCATCGTGCCGGCCGCGTTGGGCTGGCTGGCCCGTACGGTACGCCGGGTGGGCGTCACCCGGCTGGTCCGCAACCGCTTCCGGGTGCGGTCGGTGACGTTTGTGATGCACCAGTTCATGGACGCCAAGGACGTCGCCCCCGCGTGGCAGTTGACGCAGCGCGGCGAGACGAGCGACGACCCGAGGCTGCGCGAGACCCAGGAACGGCTCGCGGCCTGTCACTACACCATGGCGCACCCGGAAAACGGCACCCTGGTCCCGGCATGCGTCCAGCACTCCGTCCTCGACCCCGCCGAGAACGCGGCGCTGCGTACCCTGCTGCCGGTCATCGAGGTACGCACCCCGGTCAACCGCCCCGCCACCAAGGAGCAGTAGTCCATGCGCATCGGCGTCATCACCGGCTCGGGAAACTACGACTGGCCCCACCTCCAGGAAGCCGCGGCCCGTCAGGTGGTCACCGATCACGGCGAGGTCACCGTCACCGAAGGCCGCCTGAAGGACGTACAGGTGGTGCAGTTGCCGCGGCACGGCGCGGGCCATCACCGACTGTCGCACCAGGTCGACCACAAGGCCAACCTCGCGGCGCTGCTGGCCTGCGAAGTCCGGGCCGTGGTGTCGCTGACCGTCTGCGGCGCCGTCACCGCCTCTGTGCGGCCCGGCTCGCTGGTGGTCTTCGACGACCTGTACTTCCCCGCCAACCGGCTGCCCGACGGCGCACCGTGCACCTGGTACGACACCCCCGGCGCGGCCGGCCGCGGCCACTGGATCTTCGACCGCCCCTTCAGCGAGCCGCTGCGCCAGGCCCTGCTCGACGCCGCCACCCGTACCGGCGTCCCGGTCGTGTCCGGCGGGGTGTACGGACACGTGGACGGACCGCGCTTCAACTCCAGGGCCGAGATCGCGGCCCTGGCCGCGGCGGGCGTCACCGCCGTCAGCCAGACCGCGGGCCCGGAGGTGGTGCTGGCAGGGGAGGCGGAACTGCCGCTGGCCCTGGTCGGCTACGTCACGGACCACGCGAACGGTGTCGCGCCCGAGCCCGAGCCGGTCGAGGCGCTGCTGGCCCGGATGGCGGCGAGCAAGGAGATCTTCGCC
Protein-coding regions in this window:
- a CDS encoding IPT/TIG domain-containing protein produces the protein MPTKSKQESGGTPKSAPAPAGTATAPAEKVALPAPSIHALSASLVAPAPQVIATLPAGTRPLGLATSPLGPPLAFAASQASGTVSILDTGTLTISTPAAPLTAPAGVSLTPDNVYLYVANSGGNSVSVVQRNLFAVTNTIGVGKSPFGIQVGPDGLFAYVANQDSNTVSVISTVTRAVVATIPVGLKPTWVVTAPNDLEVYVTNQGGSSVSVISTVTNTVVATVPGLSAPYGAAITTDSKYLYVANSTANTVSVISTATRTITATIPVGTAPWGVTVTPDNSHVYVANNGSDNVSYIDTTTNTVSNTISVGHQPTGVGVAASGLTAYVSNSGANTVTVLALINMISPAAGPEAGGNIVTITGTNLNGTTAVRFGQVPGTIMANTPAQILVVAPPGVGVAQLTVTTPGGTSNPKPYVYSPGGTLESLSPDAGPTPGRNIINIHGNKLGTATQVRFGPTPAVPTVVSDQLITVTVPPAAAPGLVPVTVTTAGGATPGTITYAYIDPPFLSTLSPSTGPVAGGNVINLYGLNLSTTDSVTFNGVLVQYSVQSDTVLTVVVPPNPAAGTAAVTVRTASGTTTLPAVYTYA
- a CDS encoding radical SAM domain-containing protein → MGIAAALRALEHATRPYDPEFAAAMETRWAELPEAVRTPAQIIGRHGLSCEGTHGVFPRCNLKCTPCYHSRDANQVRVDGAHTREHVAAQMGLLRRLRGPRGHAQLIGGEVSLLPPDDHAAALEIMRAHGREPMSFTHGDFDYDYLERLALGDDGTPRFGRLSFAAHFDKFMYGRRGIERPASEAELTPYRRRFAEMFARLRAEHGVRSFLAHNMTVTPGNLDEIAQVVRDSRALGYGLFSFQPAAFLGDERRWKEDYREATPDAVWAEIERGAGTRLDYNVFHNGDVRCNRTAYGFYAGDRWFPFLDGDDPHDLAVRDGFFRHFGKVIFTGTPPALLAGRLLRVIVRHPGIVPAALGWLARTVRRVGVTRLVRNRFRVRSVTFVMHQFMDAKDVAPAWQLTQRGETSDDPRLRETQERLAACHYTMAHPENGTLVPACVQHSVLDPAENAALRTLLPVIEVRTPVNRPATKEQ
- a CDS encoding class I SAM-dependent methyltransferase gives rise to the protein MIRASADALPVASESVGAVCAAMCLPVLTPLPQVLDEIRRVLRPGGTLAALVPCQSGLSAAGLLGWARVMTSLRTVRQPWPNPRARDGLAPLLRRSGFLVRSDERRVFILAVDSADAASLLVDALYLPNLTERRAETAKRALTRWARPGRRLELPLRRVVAAIRAV
- a CDS encoding class I SAM-dependent methyltransferase yields the protein MAGEVRFEPDLYRGTAGYYDRFRLPYPDVMIADLARRTAPSGRGRLLDLACGTGQLAFPLRGWFADVWAVDAEPGMTEVVRAKATDAGAAQIRTVTAGAEELRAEPESFELIVIGNAFHRLRRPLVAERAHTWLKPGGCLALCWSTSPWAGTHDWQRALDRLLRRWQNDLGASGRVPPGWDQARKRDPDHAVLSRAGFEPAGRHEFAVEYQWAIGELAGHIRSTSFLPPSVLASHAAEFDADLTTELSGHTVDGRLTETVSFAYELVRKPVHG
- a CDS encoding MTAP family purine nucleoside phosphorylase — its product is MRIGVITGSGNYDWPHLQEAAARQVVTDHGEVTVTEGRLKDVQVVQLPRHGAGHHRLSHQVDHKANLAALLACEVRAVVSLTVCGAVTASVRPGSLVVFDDLYFPANRLPDGAPCTWYDTPGAAGRGHWIFDRPFSEPLRQALLDAATRTGVPVVSGGVYGHVDGPRFNSRAEIAALAAAGVTAVSQTAGPEVVLAGEAELPLALVGYVTDHANGVAPEPEPVEALLARMAASKEIFADLVTHALPGLDEVTAAGFVHRFAS
- a CDS encoding dihydrolipoyl dehydrogenase family protein, producing MSAYDLVVIGGGSAGLTAARTAARLGARTLLVERDRLGGDCLWTGCVPSKALLHVAAEVHSARRVGAYGLAAASGPADLAAAMRHVRQAIAVIEPHDSAASLAPLGVEVARGQAVFTGARALTIGSAGAAREVSFRYAVIATGSAPVLVPVPGLAEAQPLTSDTVWGLDALPGRLVVLGGGAIGCELGQAFARLGSKVTLVEALDRLLPREEPAASQLVQERLEAEGVRVLTSFRAEKVADRTVHGPGDPLPYDVLLAVTGRRARTAGLGVEAAGVELTGRGEVRVDDRLRSTNPRIYAAGDVTGRSAFTHLGGVQGGAAAVDALLGVRQPIDYGAVPWVTFTDPEVARVGLSAEQARERHGGRARVRHLGDDRVDRAVADGRTEGFTSLVLGPRGRIVGATVVSPRAGETIAHLAAAVRLGWTASQYAETVHPYPAYTDGPWHAALGEVYDRLTRADRATGALLRLRRAVRR
- a CDS encoding TetR/AcrR family transcriptional regulator, with protein sequence MPVDLSALRAPRPHRADAARNYDRLLAAARVVFTEYGADAPLDEIARRVGVGIATLYRNFPTRESLLENVYLTEVEAVCRAAQSLDGQEPWKAITEWLHRFVDYVATKRAVATSLDHDSPVYRSCIQALFEAGGPLLERAQTAGLMRTDVDIDDVMRFVMAYATVNFAGAEQRDRMLQIAFDGLRRSSQFPA